From Hoplias malabaricus isolate fHopMal1 chromosome 11, fHopMal1.hap1, whole genome shotgun sequence, a single genomic window includes:
- the mob2b gene encoding MOB kinase activator 2b isoform X2 produces MAEAEGDPVLDEIVLEQPRGILSSLFHRKSKGKPNGKKPPTEEKKQYLESDCTKVRVVDFELKELVVLPPEIDLNEWLASNTTTFFNLINLQYSTVSEFCTGDTCQVMSACNTTYYWYDEKGKKTKCTAPQYIDFVMSSVQKLVTDEDIFPTKYGKEFPNAFDSLVKKICRYLFHVLAHIYWSHYKETVAMDLHGHLNTLYTHFIVFIREFNLMDPKETSIMDDLTEALCTPLPPTPQNHVTER; encoded by the exons ATGGCTGAGGCAGAGGGAGATCCCGTGTTGGATGAGATTGTTCTGGAGCAGCCTCGAGGAATTCTCAGCTCTCTTTTTCACAG GAAGTCCAAAGGGAAGCCGAATGGAAAGAAGCCACCCACGGAAGAGAAGAAGCAATACCTGGAGTCGGACTGCACCAAAGTGAGGGTGGTCGATTTTGAACTGAAGGAGCTGGTCGTGTTGCCTCCAGAAATTGACCTGAACGAATGGCTCGCCAGCAACA CCACAACATTCTTCAATCTCATCAACCTGCAGTACAGCACAGTGTCCGAGTTCTGCACCGGAGATACGTGTCAAGTCATGTCGGCCTGCAACAC GACTTACTACTGGTACGATGAGAAAGGAAAGAAGACTAAATGTACAGCGCCGCAGTATATAGACTTCGTCATGAGTTCAGTCCAGAAACTTGTCACTGATGAGGACATCTTTCCCACTAAGTATG GTAAAGAGTTCCCCAATGCCTTCGACTCTCTGGTGAAGAAGATCTGCAGATACCTGTTCCACGTGCTGGCCCACATCTACTGGTCTCACTACAAGGAGACGGTCGCAATGGACCTGCATGGACACTTAAACACCCTCTACACACATTTCATCGTTTTTATAAGGGAATTCAATCTGATGGACCCCAAGGAGACTTCCATAATGGACGACCTTACGGAGGCCCTGTGCACGCCACTGCCGCCCACTCCACAGAACCACGTCACAGAGAGATGA
- the mob2b gene encoding MOB kinase activator 2b isoform X1 has translation MVGDHTLPADSAINQRAAKNGLSCKMVLQAVGKVLRKSKGKPNGKKPPTEEKKQYLESDCTKVRVVDFELKELVVLPPEIDLNEWLASNTTTFFNLINLQYSTVSEFCTGDTCQVMSACNTTYYWYDEKGKKTKCTAPQYIDFVMSSVQKLVTDEDIFPTKYGKEFPNAFDSLVKKICRYLFHVLAHIYWSHYKETVAMDLHGHLNTLYTHFIVFIREFNLMDPKETSIMDDLTEALCTPLPPTPQNHVTER, from the exons ATGGTCGGGGATCACACTCTTCCCGCAGACAGCGCTATAAACCAGCGCGCAGCCAAAAACGGATTAAGTTGCAAAATGGTGCTTCAAGCAGTGGGCAAAGTGCTGAG GAAGTCCAAAGGGAAGCCGAATGGAAAGAAGCCACCCACGGAAGAGAAGAAGCAATACCTGGAGTCGGACTGCACCAAAGTGAGGGTGGTCGATTTTGAACTGAAGGAGCTGGTCGTGTTGCCTCCAGAAATTGACCTGAACGAATGGCTCGCCAGCAACA CCACAACATTCTTCAATCTCATCAACCTGCAGTACAGCACAGTGTCCGAGTTCTGCACCGGAGATACGTGTCAAGTCATGTCGGCCTGCAACAC GACTTACTACTGGTACGATGAGAAAGGAAAGAAGACTAAATGTACAGCGCCGCAGTATATAGACTTCGTCATGAGTTCAGTCCAGAAACTTGTCACTGATGAGGACATCTTTCCCACTAAGTATG GTAAAGAGTTCCCCAATGCCTTCGACTCTCTGGTGAAGAAGATCTGCAGATACCTGTTCCACGTGCTGGCCCACATCTACTGGTCTCACTACAAGGAGACGGTCGCAATGGACCTGCATGGACACTTAAACACCCTCTACACACATTTCATCGTTTTTATAAGGGAATTCAATCTGATGGACCCCAAGGAGACTTCCATAATGGACGACCTTACGGAGGCCCTGTGCACGCCACTGCCGCCCACTCCACAGAACCACGTCACAGAGAGATGA
- the mob2b gene encoding MOB kinase activator 2b isoform X3, whose product MDWFMGKSKGKPNGKKPPTEEKKQYLESDCTKVRVVDFELKELVVLPPEIDLNEWLASNTTTFFNLINLQYSTVSEFCTGDTCQVMSACNTTYYWYDEKGKKTKCTAPQYIDFVMSSVQKLVTDEDIFPTKYGKEFPNAFDSLVKKICRYLFHVLAHIYWSHYKETVAMDLHGHLNTLYTHFIVFIREFNLMDPKETSIMDDLTEALCTPLPPTPQNHVTER is encoded by the exons GAAGTCCAAAGGGAAGCCGAATGGAAAGAAGCCACCCACGGAAGAGAAGAAGCAATACCTGGAGTCGGACTGCACCAAAGTGAGGGTGGTCGATTTTGAACTGAAGGAGCTGGTCGTGTTGCCTCCAGAAATTGACCTGAACGAATGGCTCGCCAGCAACA CCACAACATTCTTCAATCTCATCAACCTGCAGTACAGCACAGTGTCCGAGTTCTGCACCGGAGATACGTGTCAAGTCATGTCGGCCTGCAACAC GACTTACTACTGGTACGATGAGAAAGGAAAGAAGACTAAATGTACAGCGCCGCAGTATATAGACTTCGTCATGAGTTCAGTCCAGAAACTTGTCACTGATGAGGACATCTTTCCCACTAAGTATG GTAAAGAGTTCCCCAATGCCTTCGACTCTCTGGTGAAGAAGATCTGCAGATACCTGTTCCACGTGCTGGCCCACATCTACTGGTCTCACTACAAGGAGACGGTCGCAATGGACCTGCATGGACACTTAAACACCCTCTACACACATTTCATCGTTTTTATAAGGGAATTCAATCTGATGGACCCCAAGGAGACTTCCATAATGGACGACCTTACGGAGGCCCTGTGCACGCCACTGCCGCCCACTCCACAGAACCACGTCACAGAGAGATGA